Proteins from one Desulfonema limicola genomic window:
- a CDS encoding CPBP family intramembrane glutamic endopeptidase: protein METDRITIRICCISLILILVCEISGAFIIAKTSLKPMIVLGFIRFMEILLLLLLCYVENRDFSCLGMGEGQILPGLKKGIVWSLVFAGVVIIVFIILWIFNLNPLKMLHIRLPEDTFECIVFFIVGGFIGPVAEEIFFRGILYGFFRKWGVFPALGLSSLFFVLLHSSFGLTQVVGSIVFALAYEIEGKLMVPVVIHVTGNTALFSLSFI, encoded by the coding sequence TTGGAGACAGACAGGATTACAATAAGAATATGCTGTATTTCCCTTATCCTTATTCTTGTGTGCGAAATTTCAGGGGCTTTTATTATTGCAAAAACCAGTCTTAAACCCATGATTGTTCTTGGATTTATACGATTTATGGAAATCCTGCTTTTGCTTTTGCTCTGTTATGTGGAAAACAGGGATTTTTCATGTCTGGGAATGGGAGAGGGGCAGATTCTGCCGGGTTTAAAGAAAGGCATTGTCTGGTCCCTGGTGTTTGCTGGTGTTGTTATAATTGTTTTCATTATTTTATGGATTTTTAACCTTAATCCTTTAAAAATGCTCCATATCAGGCTTCCTGAAGATACTTTTGAATGTATTGTATTTTTCATTGTCGGAGGTTTTATAGGGCCTGTTGCAGAAGAAATCTTTTTCAGGGGCATTTTGTATGGTTTTTTTAGAAAATGGGGTGTTTTTCCGGCTCTTGGCTTAAGCAGTTTATTTTTTGTCCTGCTTCATTCAAGTTTTGGTTTGACCCAGGTTGTGGGCAGTATTGTATTTGCCCTGGCATATGAAATTGAAGGAAAGCTTATGGTTCCTGTTGTAATCCATGTTACCGGTAATACTGCCCTGTTTAGTCTTTCCTTTATATAA